The window CGCGATGATCGCGCTGCGGTTGCGCGGATCGGCGGCGAGCGCCGATTCATAAAAATCGGTGGCGGCGACGAGATCGCCCGCATGCTGCGCCTTCACACCCTGTTCCTGCAGTCCGATCGAGACCGGCAGGATGTCGTTATCGGCCCGCTGCGCGTCGGACGCCGTCGGCAGGCTGGCAAGGACAAGACCCGCGCCGAGGGCCAGGAAACTGATGCGCATCGCATTCTCCCATCGCTTCATTGAAGGCGAGGCTATCACGGAGCCGTCAATCGGGCGAGGAAAAATCCGTCGCAGCCGTCATGCGCCGGAGTCAGCAGAAAACCGCCACCCGCGGCGCGCCCGATACCCGTCGGGAGATAGTCCGTGTCGGCCGTCCAGCCGGGATGGCGGGTCAGAAAGTCGTCCACCTGGGCGCGCCCCTCGCGTGCGATGATCGAGCACACCGCATAGACGAGTTTGCCGCCCGGCGCCACCAGATCGGCACCGAGGCCCAATAGCTTCGCCTGCTCGGCGACATGGCGGTCGAGCCGTGCGGGGGTGGAGCGCCAGCGCAGTTCGGGGCTGCGGCGCCAGGTGCCGCTGCCCGAACAGGGGGCGTCGACGATGACGCGGTCGGCCTTGCCCATGCGATCGGCGAGCATCGCGGACTCCTGCCCCGGATTGAGCAGCAGCGTTTCGATGCGCGTCGCGCCGGCGCGGTTGGCGCGCGGCGGCAGTTGCTGGAGCCGCGCGCGGTTGGTGTCGCAGGCGAGAATCGCGGCCTCGTCATTGATCGCCGAAGCGATGGCGAGGGTCTTGCCGCCCGCGCCCGCGCACAGATCGACAATGACGTGCCCCGCTTCGGCGGCAAGCGCGACCGCCGCCAGCTGGCTCGCGGCGTCCTGCACCTCGAACTGGCCCTCGGTATAGGCCGAATGCTGGACGGCGGCGGTTTCGCCGGGCAGGCGCCAGCCATCGGCGAGGCCGGCGATCGCTTCGCCCTCGGGGAAGATCCGTGCCAGTTCGTCGCGGCTCGAGCGCAGCCGGTTGGCGCGCAGGTCGAGCGGGGCGCGGGCGAGCATCGCCGCACGCTCGGCCTTGCCGACCAGCGGGTCGAACAGCTTGAGCAGCGCTGGCGTGGCGAGCCCGGTTTCGGCGCGCGGTTCGTCGGCGGTGATGACCGCGGGGCCGTATGCGGCG is drawn from Sphingopyxis sp. OPL5 and contains these coding sequences:
- a CDS encoding RsmB/NOP family class I SAM-dependent RNA methyltransferase produces the protein MTPAARVHTAIEILDAIAAAARDGGPPADAIFAEAMRARRYAGSKDRRAIRNHVYDAIRGVRSAPVSGRAAMLALADADAELAALFDGAAYGPAVITADEPRAETGLATPALLKLFDPLVGKAERAAMLARAPLDLRANRLRSSRDELARIFPEGEAIAGLADGWRLPGETAAVQHSAYTEGQFEVQDAASQLAAVALAAEAGHVIVDLCAGAGGKTLAIASAINDEAAILACDTNRARLQQLPPRANRAGATRIETLLLNPGQESAMLADRMGKADRVIVDAPCSGSGTWRRSPELRWRSTPARLDRHVAEQAKLLGLGADLVAPGGKLVYAVCSIIAREGRAQVDDFLTRHPGWTADTDYLPTGIGRAAGGGFLLTPAHDGCDGFFLARLTAP